A genome region from Lactobacillus sp. ESL0791 includes the following:
- the cas2e gene encoding type I-E CRISPR-associated endoribonuclease Cas2e, translating into MIVVTLTKVPPSLRGDLTKWYQEIQSGVYVGNVSARIRDLLWDRVVKNIGNGEATMVYNTNNELGYQIKTTRKRYEVVDFDGIPLMMRLNSIDESGPEKHGFSNAAKFHRAKLMVQSSKEDSSNKTKEQIVSLDIETTGLKAGKDKIISIGAVKKINDQNYDNFYRLIKIDIAVPKSITELTGITAELLKSDGVALDIALRELTDFVGSAIVIGYNLQFDVSFLMYGYKTSNLKGFDNKTLDLLPLVKKLEKFLDNYRLKTVLDFYNIKNLKPHNALSDAKATLLLANKLMENGKIKI; encoded by the coding sequence ATGATAGTAGTTACTTTAACTAAAGTTCCACCATCTTTAAGAGGCGATTTAACTAAGTGGTATCAAGAAATTCAATCCGGTGTTTACGTTGGCAACGTGAGTGCAAGAATTCGTGATTTGTTATGGGACAGAGTAGTTAAGAATATTGGTAACGGTGAAGCTACAATGGTTTATAATACGAATAATGAACTGGGATATCAGATTAAAACTACACGTAAGAGGTATGAAGTTGTTGATTTTGATGGTATTCCATTGATGATGCGTCTTAATTCTATTGATGAATCGGGTCCTGAAAAACATGGTTTTAGTAATGCAGCTAAATTTCATCGTGCTAAATTAATGGTACAAAGCTCAAAAGAGGATAGTTCAAATAAAACCAAAGAACAAATTGTTTCACTTGATATTGAAACAACGGGTTTGAAGGCAGGTAAAGATAAAATTATCTCTATTGGTGCTGTTAAAAAAATTAATGATCAGAATTATGATAACTTTTATAGATTAATTAAAATTGATATTGCGGTACCTAAGTCAATAACTGAATTAACCGGTATAACGGCAGAATTATTAAAAAGTGATGGAGTCGCTTTAGATATAGCACTCAGAGAATTAACTGATTTTGTCGGCTCTGCAATAGTTATTGGTTATAACTTACAGTTTGATGTATCATTTCTCATGTATGGCTATAAAACATCAAACTTAAAAGGATTTGATAATAAAACTTTAGATTTATTGCCTCTAGTCAAAAAATTAGAGAAATTTCTTGATAATTATCGGTTAAAAACCGTTTTGGATTTTTATAATATTAAAAATTTGAAACCACATAACGCGTTATCAGATGCCAAGGCAACGTTGCTGTTGGCGAATAAACTAATGGAAAATGGTAAGATTAAAATTTAG
- a CDS encoding PTS ascorbate transporter subunit IIC codes for MDVVMNILNFISGNILQDPPILIALIAMIGLIVQKKPFAEIIKGSLSAAFGMVILTAGVNMLTAEVSNINTAVQTKMGVAVSKGLSDATFTAKFGSAVGIAMFLALVIHLLIARFTPIKSIFLTGHMLWWVPFVIVAGGVESGLRGPVLIVVSAILAAVYFSVAPWILRKYVWAATGDDSFLIGHPTTILSLISGFVAKYVGNKEHSTEDLKIPKGLSFFSEISISGGLVMFVVDLIVGMIAPTLVPQGGNLFMVAVTAGLNFGGGLLILLYGVRLLVNQIIPAFQGISEKLVPGAKPAFDIPILFNYKPNAVIIGFISAFITSTILVLIANVTNVFGIVLVPMVITSFFECGGAAIIGEGQGGVRGAVIGTAIASIFMIALVGFSGALMGHTIRNWILIFGGNDLSLWAIIAKFVGALFGGI; via the coding sequence ATGGATGTTGTAATGAATATTTTAAATTTTATTTCCGGAAATATTTTGCAGGACCCGCCAATTTTAATTGCTTTGATAGCAATGATTGGCTTGATTGTCCAAAAGAAACCATTTGCGGAAATAATTAAGGGCAGTTTATCTGCTGCATTTGGGATGGTAATTTTGACTGCGGGTGTAAATATGCTTACGGCCGAAGTTTCCAATATTAATACCGCGGTCCAAACGAAAATGGGTGTGGCAGTTTCTAAGGGCTTATCCGACGCCACGTTTACGGCAAAGTTTGGTAGTGCGGTCGGAATCGCAATGTTTCTGGCCTTGGTTATCCACTTACTAATTGCCCGCTTTACACCGATTAAGTCGATTTTCTTGACTGGGCATATGCTCTGGTGGGTTCCATTTGTGATTGTTGCCGGCGGCGTGGAAAGCGGCTTACGTGGCCCAGTGTTAATTGTTGTTAGTGCGATTTTAGCGGCAGTATACTTTTCGGTTGCCCCGTGGATTCTTAGAAAATATGTCTGGGCAGCAACCGGTGATGATTCGTTTCTCATCGGACACCCAACGACCATTTTGTCGCTGATCTCGGGTTTTGTGGCTAAATATGTTGGTAACAAAGAGCATTCAACCGAAGATTTAAAAATTCCTAAGGGTCTATCATTCTTTAGTGAAATTTCAATCAGCGGTGGGTTAGTTATGTTTGTCGTTGATTTGATTGTGGGAATGATTGCACCTACGCTGGTGCCGCAAGGCGGCAACCTCTTCATGGTCGCTGTTACTGCTGGGCTCAACTTCGGCGGCGGACTTCTGATTTTACTCTACGGTGTGCGGCTCCTGGTTAACCAAATTATTCCGGCCTTCCAGGGAATTTCGGAAAAATTGGTTCCGGGTGCCAAACCAGCATTTGATATCCCAATTTTATTTAACTACAAGCCTAATGCAGTGATTATCGGCTTCATCTCCGCATTTATCACTTCCACGATCTTGGTATTAATTGCCAATGTCACTAATGTTTTTGGCATTGTGCTTGTGCCGATGGTCATTACTTCATTCTTTGAATGCGGCGGGGCTGCAATTATTGGCGAAGGCCAAGGCGGTGTTCGCGGTGCAGTTATTGGAACGGCAATTGCCTCAATTTTCATGATTGCCTTAGTTGGTTTTTCAGGGGCGTTAATGGGACACACGATCCGTAACTGGATCCTGATCTTCGGTGGTAATGACTTATCACTTTGGGCAATCATTGCTAAATTTGTTGGCGCGCTATTTGGAGGAATATAA
- a CDS encoding PRD domain-containing protein has translation MNERYVPDSKERKYFILARLLDDEHLSYKQLSEEYLVSRSSIANDIIFVKQTLKEDGLSLAFDNTGTYICGGGAQRQKAIKRIVTDLLVKLPEKKQVLTVLQLFLDYQVYKQVQAIIWEKLCSWSLEVPEDHLLEIVASTSILISRGKKGFHIEDNNQEQYNQALAQFEKYPLVHKLLETVEQAGLYHFTDCELRYLSLIVIGNGFNYFMENTTIPAAFKKKVKSFIRNVSEETGTDFCNDEKLETALLTHLYQMIFRLQSGTNVINPLLKEIKADYTKIYGVVWYALREFGNETGLKISDDEVAFVTIHFQAAIERHKRERHVLFVCPHGIGTSSLISEQIRQILPARSVLDVISRATVDKQDLTQVDLIVSTVALPSLPVPVVQVSPRFTAADMKKVAQKLIDVTLIQSLSTGNQALDWSKICTILKNKIFFGSAANQEEVIAFLTKQNKWSSHEKEQNYEKSVLKREQFQTTYLENGFAIPHGDPQKVDVSCIAIYVSDKPIAWDGHQVDVVSLLMIRNEDKAAVEPFMNLVMRGINDKEWFISIVKEIKQK, from the coding sequence TTGAATGAAAGATATGTGCCTGATAGTAAAGAAAGAAAATATTTTATCTTAGCTAGACTATTAGACGACGAACATTTGAGCTATAAGCAGCTGTCTGAAGAATATCTAGTGTCGCGCAGCAGTATTGCCAACGATATTATCTTTGTGAAGCAAACACTAAAAGAAGATGGCCTCAGCTTAGCCTTTGATAATACAGGCACATATATTTGTGGAGGTGGCGCACAAAGACAAAAAGCTATAAAGCGCATAGTAACGGATTTATTAGTTAAATTGCCGGAGAAAAAGCAGGTACTAACGGTATTGCAGCTTTTTCTTGATTATCAAGTGTACAAGCAGGTGCAGGCAATCATCTGGGAAAAGCTCTGTAGTTGGTCGCTGGAAGTTCCGGAAGACCACTTACTGGAAATCGTTGCTTCAACTTCAATCTTAATTTCACGCGGGAAAAAAGGCTTTCATATTGAGGACAATAATCAGGAGCAGTATAACCAAGCCTTAGCGCAATTTGAAAAGTATCCTTTGGTCCATAAGTTGCTGGAAACGGTGGAGCAGGCCGGCCTGTATCATTTTACGGACTGCGAATTGCGATATTTATCATTAATTGTTATCGGTAACGGTTTCAACTATTTTATGGAAAATACCACGATCCCGGCAGCCTTTAAGAAAAAGGTGAAGAGCTTTATTAGGAATGTGAGCGAGGAAACCGGAACAGATTTTTGCAATGATGAAAAGTTAGAAACGGCTTTGCTAACGCATTTATACCAAATGATCTTTCGTCTGCAGTCTGGTACCAATGTTATTAACCCACTGCTAAAGGAAATAAAGGCAGATTATACAAAAATTTATGGCGTTGTCTGGTATGCCTTGCGGGAGTTTGGCAACGAAACCGGCTTGAAGATTTCCGATGATGAAGTGGCCTTCGTCACAATTCATTTTCAGGCCGCAATTGAACGCCATAAACGAGAACGGCACGTTCTGTTTGTTTGTCCCCACGGCATTGGAACCAGTTCATTGATTTCGGAGCAGATTCGGCAGATTTTACCGGCGCGCTCTGTGCTGGATGTTATTTCGCGGGCGACAGTCGATAAGCAGGATTTAACGCAGGTTGATCTGATTGTTTCAACGGTTGCTTTGCCCTCACTGCCAGTTCCGGTGGTGCAAGTCTCGCCGCGGTTTACAGCTGCAGATATGAAAAAGGTTGCCCAAAAATTGATTGATGTAACCCTTATCCAGAGCCTTTCAACCGGCAATCAGGCACTTGACTGGTCAAAAATCTGCACGATTTTAAAAAATAAAATTTTTTTTGGCAGTGCCGCAAATCAAGAGGAAGTCATTGCGTTTTTAACTAAACAAAATAAGTGGTCTTCTCATGAAAAGGAACAAAATTATGAAAAATCTGTTTTAAAACGCGAGCAATTTCAAACCACCTACTTAGAGAATGGCTTCGCGATTCCTCATGGTGATCCCCAAAAGGTTGATGTCAGCTGTATTGCAATTTATGTCTCAGATAAGCCAATTGCGTGGGACGGGCACCAGGTTGATGTGGTATCGCTTTTGATGATTCGTAATGAAGATAAAGCGGCAGTTGAGCCGTTTATGAATTTGGTTATGCGCGGAATTAATGATAAGGAATGGTTTATTTCAATAGTAAAGGAGATTAAACAAAAGTGA
- a CDS encoding PTS sugar transporter subunit IIB, giving the protein MKILAVCGFGVGSSMVLKMTLDKVVKELGIDATVENTDIATAKATKADVYFTSHELEESLRTATSQPIYPIKKYMDKDEVKAALEDYLKQKETNN; this is encoded by the coding sequence ATGAAAATTTTAGCTGTTTGTGGATTTGGTGTTGGCAGTTCAATGGTTCTTAAAATGACCTTGGACAAAGTAGTGAAGGAATTAGGCATTGATGCCACGGTCGAAAATACCGATATTGCGACCGCTAAGGCAACAAAGGCGGATGTTTACTTTACGAGCCACGAATTGGAAGAAAGCTTGCGTACAGCAACCTCGCAGCCAATTTACCCAATTAAGAAGTATATGGACAAAGATGAGGTTAAAGCTGCTTTAGAAGATTACTTGAAACAAAAGGAGACTAATAACTAA
- a CDS encoding P1 family peptidase, translating into MGLTKTLLQATSQTKPGKRNLITDVPGVKVGQQTIINDHFKTGVTAIIPGEGNCFRDKFVASSQVINGFGKSIGLVQVEELGTIETPLLLTNTFAVGTAQTELIKTMLKDNPEIGLSTGTVNPIVLECNDGEINHIRDFGVQPSDVDAALANCGKDFEEGCVGGGTGMCCYDLKGGIGSSSRQIAIDGQTYTIGALVMANFGFLEDLTIYGIRIGQELAHVAKEKEKGSIITVIATDIPFNERQLKRIAKRSSVGITRSGSFTGNGSGEITLAFSTANRVAHFPQKELSTQMAITDDKIDRYFRATVDVVHESILSALCHATTTLDREGKPRLCLKDALLKLDNADAQYLLTNLGLI; encoded by the coding sequence ATGGGATTAACAAAAACATTATTACAAGCTACAAGTCAAACTAAACCGGGAAAGCGTAATTTAATTACGGATGTCCCCGGGGTTAAGGTGGGCCAGCAAACGATCATTAACGACCACTTTAAAACGGGGGTAACGGCAATTATTCCCGGAGAGGGCAACTGCTTTCGCGATAAGTTTGTTGCCAGCAGCCAGGTAATCAACGGCTTTGGCAAAAGCATCGGACTGGTTCAAGTAGAAGAACTGGGCACAATCGAAACACCACTTCTGCTGACCAACACCTTTGCTGTCGGCACCGCGCAAACAGAATTAATTAAAACCATGCTGAAGGACAATCCGGAAATCGGCTTGTCAACCGGAACGGTCAACCCGATTGTTTTGGAATGCAATGACGGTGAAATTAATCATATCCGTGATTTTGGTGTTCAGCCGAGCGACGTTGATGCGGCGCTGGCAAACTGCGGCAAAGATTTCGAAGAAGGCTGTGTCGGCGGCGGGACCGGCATGTGCTGCTATGACTTAAAAGGCGGAATCGGCTCTTCCTCACGACAAATTGCGATTGATGGTCAAACCTACACAATCGGCGCACTTGTCATGGCTAACTTCGGCTTCTTGGAGGACTTGACCATTTACGGCATCAGAATCGGCCAAGAGTTGGCCCATGTCGCAAAGGAGAAAGAAAAAGGCAGTATCATTACCGTCATCGCAACTGATATTCCATTTAACGAGCGGCAATTAAAGCGGATTGCCAAGCGGTCAAGTGTCGGCATCACCCGCAGCGGATCCTTTACCGGCAACGGCAGCGGCGAAATCACTTTGGCCTTTTCTACCGCCAACCGGGTTGCTCATTTTCCGCAAAAGGAATTGTCAACCCAAATGGCAATCACCGACGATAAAATTGACCGCTACTTCCGGGCTACGGTCGATGTCGTCCACGAATCAATCTTAAGTGCGTTGTGCCACGCCACCACCACGCTTGACCGTGAGGGAAAACCACGGCTGTGCTTAAAAGACGCACTCTTGAAACTGGACAACGCGGATGCACAATACTTACTTACCAACCTGGGCCTCATCTAA
- a CDS encoding MFS transporter — translation MTKKQIKYVTIALILGNVMSGMDGTIINTAIPAIVASLHGIQFMGWIVAIFLLGMSISIPLWTKIGEKITNKLSFELSLAFFMLGAIFEAVAPNIYFFLIARLVMGIGAGGMGSLPYIIVGYIYPNIKKRTKILGYLTASFNAAAIMGPLIGGSIIDALSWHWVFYLNIPIGLIAIIISWLFFRPVTPKSKLKFDFSGAFLLATGLLLFLMGIQLLGLASTWIVVTLIVVSLVFIAGFLINEHNCSNPIIPLTIFKSRALNGDFLLFAFTWGAYIAVNTYLPMWSQALLGTTALVGGMTLVPNSIIDIISSQSVATIKDHISNFALVLIGTSAITVSVGGLFLANLQTPIQFLTFICAFSGIGVGFIFVALQVKVQVDAGFENMATATSTSYLIRIMAQTIMSAVYGVIMNLALARGVKQHQGITMHMMNELSDAKSARRLPQALLPQMRDIFHSGIHEIMLVSLFLLAIAFILNFYFNLQHNNKNKLK, via the coding sequence ATGACGAAAAAGCAGATCAAATATGTCACAATTGCCCTGATACTGGGCAATGTCATGTCTGGAATGGACGGGACAATTATCAATACAGCCATTCCGGCAATCGTTGCCAGCCTGCATGGTATCCAGTTCATGGGCTGGATCGTCGCAATTTTTTTGCTGGGAATGTCAATTTCAATTCCCTTGTGGACCAAAATCGGTGAAAAAATCACTAATAAATTATCATTTGAACTTTCTTTAGCCTTCTTCATGCTAGGCGCAATTTTTGAGGCAGTAGCCCCTAATATTTATTTCTTCTTGATTGCACGCCTGGTCATGGGCATCGGTGCCGGAGGAATGGGTTCGCTGCCGTACATTATCGTTGGCTATATTTATCCGAATATTAAAAAGCGCACTAAAATTTTGGGTTATTTGACCGCTAGTTTCAATGCTGCCGCCATCATGGGGCCGCTGATTGGCGGTTCAATTATTGATGCTTTGTCCTGGCACTGGGTCTTTTATCTGAATATTCCCATTGGCCTCATTGCAATAATTATCAGTTGGCTTTTCTTCCGGCCGGTCACGCCCAAATCCAAGCTTAAATTCGATTTTTCCGGCGCATTTTTATTGGCAACAGGTCTCTTGCTTTTTTTAATGGGAATCCAGCTGTTGGGTCTGGCAAGTACGTGGATTGTTGTGACCCTGATTGTTGTCAGTCTAGTTTTTATAGCAGGTTTCTTAATCAATGAGCATAATTGCAGCAACCCGATTATTCCGCTAACGATTTTTAAAAGCCGGGCATTAAACGGTGACTTTCTGCTTTTTGCCTTTACTTGGGGCGCCTACATTGCGGTTAATACCTATTTACCGATGTGGTCGCAAGCGCTCTTGGGAACAACGGCCTTAGTCGGCGGCATGACGTTAGTGCCTAATTCGATTATTGATATTATTTCGTCACAATCAGTGGCCACGATTAAGGATCACATCAGCAATTTTGCTTTGGTCCTGATTGGGACTAGCGCTATCACTGTATCTGTCGGCGGGCTCTTCTTAGCTAACCTGCAGACGCCAATTCAGTTTTTAACATTTATCTGTGCTTTTTCGGGAATCGGCGTCGGTTTCATCTTTGTTGCTCTGCAGGTCAAGGTGCAAGTTGATGCGGGATTTGAAAATATGGCCACGGCCACCTCAACTTCGTATTTAATCAGAATCATGGCGCAAACAATCATGTCGGCTGTTTACGGCGTGATCATGAATCTTGCTTTAGCACGCGGGGTCAAGCAGCATCAAGGCATCACGATGCACATGATGAATGAATTGAGTGATGCCAAAAGCGCGCGCCGCCTGCCGCAAGCGCTGCTTCCGCAGATGCGCGATATTTTTCATTCCGGGATTCACGAGATTATGCTGGTTTCCTTATTTTTGCTGGCAATCGCTTTCATTCTGAATTTTTATTTTAATTTGCAGCACAATAATAAAAATAAATTAAAATAA
- a CDS encoding APC family permease: protein MKNNESEDPELKHTIGVFGGSNILIGIMIGSGIFYIGSYVLERSNMSMGYALLAWLLAGLVTLLGSLCFAELGAMNPATGGIYVYLSDAFSPVVGYMFTFQSIVIGGPGSIAAIAIALPMALKTFFAFDYWTVKLLAIGLIVVFTIINYFGVNVGQMVQNFFTVLKVLPLVIIIGLGIFWGKFSPDLSLSMHNAGTNNIFSLISMVSFAVIASLWAYEGWTNLNTVAGEMKNPQKNLPKALILSVGFTTLVYTLFNFAIYRSLSPQAIHASLKAGKLYLGTDVAETFMGTAGILFVAIAMVLAMASSLNGMVLAFSRYYYAVSKDGLLWKTLGHIHPKYKTPDHGLFMQMTISILLVLTRNLDQLTSLVVFSGAIFNLLSILAVPVLRWRKPDATRPYKVWAYPWTVIIAALAFLLILANNFLGDPVTSLLGLVIPGLGSLAYCYFRHKYPQKANK, encoded by the coding sequence TTGAAAAATAATGAGAGTGAAGATCCCGAATTAAAGCACACGATTGGTGTGTTTGGTGGTAGCAATATTTTGATTGGAATCATGATTGGTTCGGGGATTTTTTATATTGGTTCCTATGTGCTAGAGCGTTCTAACATGTCGATGGGGTATGCATTGCTGGCATGGCTGCTGGCGGGTTTAGTCACACTGCTGGGAAGCCTCTGCTTTGCGGAATTGGGGGCAATGAATCCGGCAACTGGAGGCATTTACGTTTATTTGTCGGATGCCTTTTCTCCGGTTGTCGGTTACATGTTCACATTCCAAAGCATTGTTATTGGCGGCCCCGGTTCGATTGCCGCAATTGCCATAGCCCTGCCAATGGCGCTGAAGACATTTTTTGCGTTTGATTATTGGACTGTTAAATTACTGGCAATTGGGTTGATTGTCGTGTTTACAATTATTAATTATTTTGGTGTTAATGTTGGTCAAATGGTGCAGAACTTCTTCACAGTATTAAAGGTTTTGCCGCTGGTGATCATTATTGGTTTAGGTATTTTCTGGGGTAAGTTTTCTCCAGATCTTTCATTAAGTATGCATAATGCGGGAACGAACAATATTTTTTCGTTAATCAGCATGGTCAGCTTTGCCGTGATTGCCTCCTTGTGGGCTTACGAAGGCTGGACTAACCTGAATACCGTTGCTGGTGAGATGAAGAACCCGCAAAAGAATTTGCCTAAGGCCCTAATCTTGTCGGTTGGATTTACAACCTTAGTTTACACGCTGTTTAATTTTGCCATCTACCGGTCGCTGTCGCCGCAGGCAATTCATGCGTCCTTAAAAGCGGGAAAACTGTATCTGGGAACAGATGTGGCTGAGACTTTCATGGGTACCGCCGGAATTCTTTTCGTTGCCATTGCTATGGTTTTGGCGATGGCCAGTTCACTCAATGGGATGGTTCTGGCTTTCTCCCGGTATTATTACGCCGTTTCCAAGGATGGCTTGCTTTGGAAAACTTTAGGCCATATTCATCCGAAGTACAAGACACCGGATCATGGACTGTTTATGCAGATGACGATTTCGATTTTACTTGTCTTGACGCGTAATTTGGATCAGCTGACCTCATTGGTTGTCTTTTCTGGGGCAATCTTTAACTTACTATCGATTTTGGCGGTTCCGGTATTGCGCTGGCGCAAACCGGATGCGACGCGGCCTTATAAAGTTTGGGCTTATCCGTGGACGGTGATCATTGCTGCGCTTGCCTTTTTGCTGATTTTAGCGAATAACTTCTTGGGAGATCCGGTTACATCGCTATTGGGATTAGTGATTCCAGGGCTTGGGTCTCTAGCATATTGCTATTTCCGGCATAAATATCCGCAAAAAGCTAATAAGTAA
- a CDS encoding PTS sugar transporter subunit IIA has translation MIFDEQNVQVVDSIANWQEAVKLASEPLIANQSISEKYITNMIKSVGDNGPYMVLADYFALMHARPGEGVNKMSMSLLVTHEAVDLAGKPVKIFLIMAATDNASHLESLQKVMTIFMDQDDFQTILTGKKDKIISILNKMED, from the coding sequence GTGATTTTTGACGAACAAAATGTTCAAGTAGTCGATAGTATTGCGAATTGGCAGGAAGCGGTGAAGCTTGCAAGTGAGCCATTAATTGCCAATCAGTCTATTTCAGAAAAATATATTACCAACATGATTAAAAGCGTTGGTGATAACGGCCCCTACATGGTTTTAGCTGATTACTTTGCGCTCATGCATGCACGCCCCGGCGAAGGGGTCAATAAAATGTCAATGAGCTTGCTTGTAACCCATGAAGCGGTTGACTTGGCCGGCAAACCTGTGAAAATTTTTTTGATAATGGCCGCGACTGATAATGCAAGCCACCTCGAGAGCCTGCAAAAAGTGATGACCATCTTTATGGATCAAGATGATTTTCAAACAATTTTAACTGGTAAGAAAGACAAGATTATTTCAATTTTAAATAAAATGGAGGATTAA
- a CDS encoding SIS domain-containing protein, whose amino-acid sequence MYHYIERIKQIWADVEKNEQGKIEQAIDTLVKANADHHSIYVFGASHAGILAEEMYYRAGGMITMNAIFGKEVMLNCQPITSTSKMERLEGYGSVLADNVKFQSEDVLILHSVSGRNPIIIDMALAAKKQGVTVIGLTNLQYSQSVTSRHSSGKRLFEVADIVIDNHGDVGDGACTIEGAEQKVGPTSTVIGASILNTIIVETCQRLAAAGKPVPVFYSANLDDGDAKNQQLISQFKDVIHYQF is encoded by the coding sequence ATGTACCACTATATTGAACGAATCAAACAAATTTGGGCAGATGTCGAAAAAAATGAACAAGGTAAGATTGAGCAGGCAATTGACACGTTAGTTAAAGCCAATGCTGACCACCATTCAATTTACGTCTTTGGTGCCAGCCATGCCGGAATCTTAGCGGAAGAAATGTATTACCGTGCCGGCGGCATGATTACCATGAACGCGATTTTTGGCAAGGAAGTCATGCTGAATTGCCAGCCGATTACTTCCACCAGCAAAATGGAACGGCTAGAGGGTTATGGTTCGGTCCTGGCTGATAATGTCAAATTTCAGTCAGAAGATGTTTTAATCTTACATTCTGTTTCTGGACGCAATCCCATTATTATTGACATGGCATTGGCTGCTAAAAAGCAGGGTGTAACGGTGATTGGTCTGACTAATTTACAGTATTCACAATCGGTTACAAGCCGGCATTCAAGCGGCAAGCGGCTGTTTGAGGTGGCTGATATTGTCATTGATAACCATGGTGATGTTGGAGACGGTGCCTGCACCATTGAAGGCGCAGAGCAAAAAGTCGGTCCTACTTCAACCGTAATCGGCGCATCAATTTTGAACACGATCATTGTTGAAACCTGTCAGCGGCTTGCGGCTGCCGGCAAACCCGTTCCTGTTTTTTACTCTGCCAATTTAGATGACGGGGATGCAAAGAATCAGCAGCTGATAAGTCAATTTAAGGACGTTATTCATTACCAATTTTAA
- a CDS encoding D-2-hydroxyacid dehydrogenase, which yields MKALLYNMTPEQMVYVDKWNKEHPDDDLETTDDYLNAKTVEQAKGFDVASVMQVEDIDEEAVYQKLAEYGITHLALRSVGYNIINWDYVHKYNLLITNTPAYSPRAVAENALTSAMFLLRKWGKIFKNEQNLNFVREADLMSDEIYNKTVGIIGVGRIGSATAEIFHALGAKVIGNDLIENPANEAFLTYTDFDTVIKNADILTLHTPLDPSIVDMIGAKQFKEMKDSAILINQARGPLVNTQDLIEALKKHEIAGAGLDVLTEENDFFMHKFTSMDQLPKTYQELAKMDNVVVTPHSAYYTKTSVKNMIEHSMTDAKRVINGQKPVYPVEL from the coding sequence ATGAAAGCATTACTATATAATATGACACCCGAGCAGATGGTGTACGTTGATAAGTGGAACAAGGAACATCCCGATGATGACCTAGAAACAACCGACGATTACTTGAATGCAAAAACGGTTGAGCAGGCTAAGGGGTTTGACGTTGCCAGCGTGATGCAGGTTGAGGACATTGATGAAGAAGCAGTCTACCAAAAGCTGGCTGAATATGGCATCACACACCTAGCTTTGCGTTCTGTTGGTTACAATATTATTAACTGGGATTATGTACATAAGTACAATTTGTTGATTACCAATACCCCTGCATATTCGCCGCGAGCAGTTGCCGAAAACGCATTGACCTCAGCCATGTTCTTGCTGCGCAAGTGGGGCAAGATTTTCAAGAACGAACAAAACCTGAATTTTGTTCGTGAAGCCGACCTGATGAGTGACGAAATTTATAACAAGACGGTCGGAATCATCGGTGTCGGCCGAATTGGTTCTGCAACAGCAGAAATTTTTCACGCTTTGGGTGCCAAGGTAATTGGCAATGATTTGATCGAAAATCCGGCAAACGAAGCCTTCTTGACCTATACCGATTTTGACACGGTCATTAAGAATGCCGATATCTTGACCCTGCACACGCCGCTTGACCCAAGCATTGTGGATATGATCGGTGCGAAGCAGTTCAAGGAAATGAAGGATTCCGCGATTTTGATTAACCAGGCTCGGGGCCCACTCGTTAACACGCAAGACCTGATCGAGGCACTGAAGAAGCACGAAATTGCCGGTGCCGGACTTGATGTTTTAACCGAAGAAAATGACTTCTTTATGCATAAGTTCACCAGCATGGATCAACTGCCAAAAACATACCAAGAACTGGCTAAGATGGATAATGTTGTGGTAACACCACACTCAGCTTATTACACCAAAACCTCGGTCAAGAATATGATTGAGCACAGCATGACTGATGCCAAGCGGGTGATCAATGGGCAGAAACCGGTTTATCCAGTTGAACTATAA